The Candidatus Binatus sp. DNA window CACTTGTGGCGTTGACGCTCGCTTTTTGGGCAGGGCGCATCCACAGGTCTTATTGGCTCAGCGATAACACTTGGCTTCCTGACCGAAAGATCGCCAAAGCTTTCACACTGCAACTTAATTATTTTGAAGCTATTTTCGAGGTTAATCAGGACCTTAGATCGCTGAATCTACGTAAAGGCAACCTCGTGTTTCTCGCACAATGGACCCTTCTTTCCGCGGTGATTGCGGTTACGGTCGCGCTCTTCGCCAGTCGATGAAGCAACGATTAGTTATCGCTCTTCTTAATTGGGTCGAGGTCCTTCGGAATCCCGCTGGGCGGCCAATTATGAGGAGCTGGCTGAGGCTGGGGCGGTTGTTCTTCGGACCGGCGATCCGGTTCCTTCCTTTCGATTGGCCGTTGTTTCTCATCGATCATATTTTTCGGTCTCCTGGTAGTCTTTTGTTCCTTCGATTTCGTTTGCGGCGTGGTCTGGAAGTAATACTAACGCTATCTGGGTCAACGCTCACAACGGCTTTGAGAGCTTCATGAAACGTCAGCGGATGGATACCGGCTTGGCTTTTGGCATAAAACCGCGCGATACGGCAAGTGGAGTTGGATTCTGGGCATGAGTGCCATGCCTAACATAATCCTCGCAAAGGTCGGGGACGTCAGCATCACGGCCGCCGTCGCCTCGACGTGCTGCACCGAGGAATGAAGCGGTGATGGACCCGGCAACCGAGCAGCGCATCGCGTCCGTGCCGACCTTGGACGACATCGCCCGCGATCCGGGATGCGCCGGCGGTTTGCCGCCCCGCACGCTGGCAGCGCTGCAGAGCCGGGCGGCCATTGTTCAAGCCGCGCTCGCGGCCGAGGCTCTGGCGGCGGCCACTGAGACGGCCCAGGTCCGAGCGAGCATGCCGGCGCCGGCGGCGGGACTCCTGACCGCGAAGCAAATGGCCGAGTATCTCAAGGTGCCCGAAAGCTGGGTTCGGTCCGAGGCTCGTGCCGATCGAATCCCAAAGAGGATGGTCGGACGATACGTGCGCTTTGACGCCTCTGAGGTTGAGCGTGCTCTCTCGCAGCGCAGGGTTGCATGTCGCTAGGGAGTCCGCTATCCGGCACGTGCCACGCATATGCGACCTATCAAGACGAAACCGGAACAACTACGGAGAATCAGACGAAAGCTCGGCTGGACCCTGCAAGAACTGGCGCACCAGGTGGGCCTAGCGCGCAATTCGGTCGCGCGATGGGAGAGGGGCGAGATGGCGATCAGCGAGCCAGCCACGCGGCTAATTCAGAGAATCGCGGATGACCGAAAGGTGAAACGGTGATCGATGCCTAACCCGCGAAAGCTCCCGAACGGCCGGTGGCAGGTGCGGTTCCCGGCTCCGGACCGCCATCGCGAGAGCTTTGATACGAAGAAGCTGGCAGACGCGGCCCTTACCAAGGCCAGGGACAATCGCAACGAGGGCATCTACATTGCGCCGAAGACCGTTCCGACCTTCAAGGAGGTCGCTGCGGACTGGTTGAAAGGGAAAGCTGGCTGCAAGCCGAGCACGTTGGATGCTTGGCGCGTGCACATCGATGTCCATCTTTTGCCGCTACACGGCCTGCGAGTGAATCAGATTACGATCGGCAAGGTCGAAACCGTCCGCGATGCTTTGCTCAAAGATGTCTCCGAGAAGGACGCAACCGAGGAGACGCCGGAGCGGAAAGGGCTTGCCGCACAGACCGTCAACAAAGTACTGACGACGGCCGCCGCAGTCCTCGATCGTGCAGTACGCCACAATTGGTGCATCAGGAATCCGGCCGCGTCGGTCGAACGCGCGCGGATCGCGCCGAATCAGGTGATCGAGGGCGAGCATCAATCCCGTGACGCGAATCGTCCCGTGCGCGAGGACGAAGTGCTTAACCTAGACGAGATCCGTCGTCTGCTCGACGCCGCGGAGGCTGGCTACTATCGCACGCTGTTCATGACTGCAGCGCTGACCGGCATGCGTTCGGGCGAGCTGCTCGGACTCAGATGGTCCGACGTTGGACTTCACGAAAATCGCATCCACGTTCGCCGTTCTCTGAGCTGGGCTCGGGTGCGAGATTCAGAGGGCCAGCCGCCGGAACTCTCGCAGCCGCGATTCTTTGAACCGAAGACCGCGACGAGCCGGCGCATCATTCCGTTGTCGGCGGAACTCACCAGCGCTCTGAAACGGTGGAAGCTCCAATGCCCGAAGGGCAAGGATGAACTGGTATTTCCTTCGCCGACTTCGCCGACCGGCGCGCCGGCGCATCGCAGCAACGTGCTCAAGCGCGGGCTCTACCCTGCCCTTACCCGCGCGAAGCTCCGGCGCGTCGATATGCATTCGCTGCGTCATTCCTTTGCCTCGATCCTGATTGCCGCCGGCACCCCGATCACCGAGGTTCAGGGACTCCTGGGCCATTCCAGCGCGCAAACGACGCTGAAGGTGTACTCCCACTGGTTCCGGACCCTCAAAACCAGCTCGATTGACACCCTGGCGAAGGCATTGCTCGAAACCAGTGGACACATGGTGGACACTTCGAGCGACGAGGCCGGCCGTATCGCCGTGAACGATGGAGAAAACGTTAGCGATTCTAAAGAGAATTTGGTGCCCCCTGAGGGATTCGAACCCACGGCCCCAGGATTAGGAATCCTGTGCTCTATCCATCTGAGCTAAGGGGGCACCCGGACAATTGAGAAAGTTACGCCGATGCGCGGCGCGGACCAAGCGGACTGCGCGGGGCGGCGCTCAGCGCGATGATTGCGCCAGTGTGCTCAGAAATCGTTGCTTCGCCCATCCTTCACGAAGCGGTGCGATGAAGAAAATCGCGGCGTTGCGCATCTCGAAGCGCCACGCGCCTGCGTCGCGCCGGTAGCGATCGATGTAGCGGCCGGCGCCGACGACTGCTTCGCCGGAGATCCGATCGATGGCGGTAAGCTCGAAATAGCAGTCGCCTGACGCGCGGTCGCCGTCGATCGAGACGCGATGATTGTGGACCGTGTGCGCCATGTCGCGCAGCGCAGCCGGCACCACGGCGGTGAAGAAATTTCGCAGCTCGGCGCGACCGCGCGAGACCGCCGGCGTCATCCCGCCGCCGGCGCCGCGAAAGTCGCAGCACGCGTCCTCCGTGAAGCAGCGTTCAACGAGTTCGTCGAAACGCCCGTCGTCCACCAGAAAGCAGTAAGTGGCCGCGAGTTCGCGAATCTGCTCGCGATCCTCGAGAATCCGCAGTCGTTGTTCGATGCTCGAGTCCGTGGTATCCAACGTTTTCCCCTCCCGTTTGGTCCGGATGGCGGCGGGCGGCCTTCGCTACAGCATCGAGGCCGCGATCAGGCCCAGGTAATTATTCTCGCCGTCCGCGATCGTGCACGCAGTGGCGTCGCGCAGGAACATCTCGGCCGCGTACTCGCGGGTCATTCCGTTACCGCCGTGGAGCTGCACCGCCATGGTCGCGACCTCGAACGCCGCGTCGGAGCAAAAGACCTTCGAGGTGATCGACTGATCGAGGCGGGCGGGCTCGCCGCGCGAAAGCCGGGTGAGGTTGTAAACGTAAACGTCGCGCGAGAGCGCGTGCGAGGCTCGAACCAATGATGCCATGCGGAACAGTCTGGCGCGCACCGATTGATGCTCGAAGATGGGCCGTCCGCCCTGGATGCGCGATTTGGTGTAGGCGAGCGCGCAATCGAAGGCGGCGCGCGCGATCCCGGTCGCCATTGCCCCGACCGCCGCGTTGAAGGCGGTGAGAGTGGCCTCGACATGGGCGGTATAGTTGGCGCCCTCGGCGATCATGTAGCGGCGCGGGATGCGGACCTCGTCGAAGAAAATCTCGCCTTGCGGCAAAGCGCGGAATGCATGCTTGTCGAGCGGACGCCCGCGCGATATTCCGGGAAGATTGAGCGGCACGAAGCATACGCCGCCGTTGTCCAGTGCGTCGCTCGAGCCGAGCTGCACGTTCACCACGGCCACGGTTGCGATAGGTGCGTTGGACACCCAGGCGGACTTCTGCCCGCTCAGGACCCACGAGTCTCCGTCGCGCCGTGCGATCAGGTTGCCGCGGCCTTTTACTTTGAGGTCGGGCCGCATCACGCCAAGCTGATCGGAGCCGTGATCCGGCTCCGTGATCGCCCAGCATCCGATAATCGAGGCGCCCGCCTGGCTGAAGTATGGCGCTGAGAACTCGGCGATTAACTCGCCATTGCCGGTCGCCAGCGCGGCCCCTGCGGGATAGGAGGCGAGAAAAATAACGCCGGCCAGCCCGACATTCCCCCACGACAATTCCTCGAGCACCATGTGCGCGGTTGCGGGCGACGCCTCAAGCCCGCCAAGCGCCGCGGGTGCGCTCAGTTTGGTAAAGCCCAGCTCACCCGCCTGGGCCAGAACCCTGTAAAGCGGCGAGCCCGGCGCGATCGCCGCCTCCGGCGTCATCCGGTCGATCGCAATGCCGGCGGGACGCAGTACCTCGGCGGCGAAACGGCGAGCGGTATCGCGGATTTGCAGCTGCTCGGCGGTCAGGCTCAGATCGTACTCGAAGGCTTCGTACACATGCGCGGCGGTTTCCATCTATGGATGCCCTCGTTGGTGCGCTCTCGTGCTTATCTGTCGGATGCGAATCGCAGCCTTTGCCAGAACGCCGCCCGCCGTCGCGCGCGCAGTCAACCGGAATTTGCGTTTTGAGTCTCCGATTCCCAGTCCGCTATAGACCCGACGGCTTCCCTGTGCAAGGTTCCAGGCCGGTTTCGTTCCACGGCCTTTGCCGGCGGCGCGCGAAGCGCGTAGTCTCGGACCAGACTTTTGTTTACTATCGCTTTTTGTCGAGAACAGAATAAACATGGGCCTGAACAATGAAATACACAACTAATTCCGCAGTGGCTATTTGTGTTGGTATTGCGATGGTGTGGTTGGCCGGCTGTGCGACGATGACTCATGGCACGGAAACCGCGACGACCAGCGAATCCAGCACTACGAATCCGGGTGTGTTGGCGCCGGCCACGAATTCAAGCACGACCACGACTACCGGGCATAACAACGCCGCCGCGCAGGGGACCTATACGCCTCCGGATAAGAACACGCCATACCGGTGGTCCGGTACAGGCGCTTACTACGTTCAGTGATGCCGTAGCCGATCCAGCAGGCTATTTTGCCCGGCGCCACGACGGACGCCGGTGTGCCCAAGCAAAAAACTGAATCATGGCAGAGTTGGTAAAACCCCATCCCGTCAACTGGACTGAGCGGCTCAAGAACTGGCGCGAGGCGCTGCTCACGATGAACCTGCCCGACGAGCGCATGGACGGCGTCTCGCGATGGCTCATCATCACCCGCGCAGGCGTCATCCCGATGACGCTGACCTCCGGACTTATCGGCGGTTTGCTCGCGATGCGCGCAACCAATCCGAACTGGTTATATTTCCTGGTGAGCCTGATCGGGCTGGGCGTCGCGCACGCATCCAACAATCTCATCAACGACTACTTCGATCTGACCGGCGGCATCGACACGTCGGAAGCGCCGCGGGCATTGTATGCGCCCCATCCCGTGCTCGCGGGCTGGGTTACCAGGGCAGAGCTCATACGCGCCATCGTCGTGCTCAACCTGATCGACGCGGCAATTATGGTTTTCCTCTTCGCGGTGCGCGGATGGGCGGTGGTCCTGTTCGCATTGGCGGGACTGTTCATCAGCGTGTTTTACGTTGCACCACCCGTGCGTCTAAAGCATCTCGGACTGGGCGAGCCCGGCGTGTTCATCGTATGGGGCCCGCTGATGGTCGGTGGCACGTATTTCGTCACGACCGGCGAAGTGCCCGCCTGGGTCTGGGTTGCGTCGCTTCCCTACGCGATCCTCGTGACGAGCGTACTGATAGGCAAACACATCGACAAACTTCCTTACGATTCCGGGAAGGGCGTGCACACGTTGCCGGTAATCCTCGGCGAGAAGGGGGCGATCCGGCTCAACCAGGCGCTGATGATTTCGTTTTACGTGGTTGTCGTAGCGATGGTCCTGACGGGTACGCTCGGGTTCGGCGCCCTGGTCGTGCTCGGCGGCCTGCCGGTGCTCTGGCGGACGCTCGAGGTCTATTCGAATCCCAAGCCGGCTTCGCCGCCGCCAGGATATCCGGTATGGCCGCTGTGGTATGTGTCGGCGGCCTTCGTGCATACACGGCGCGCCGGCGCGCTGTTCGTACTCGGGCTTTTCCTGAACTGGATCCTGGGCATGTAGTTCGCCGCCTGCACCGTCGCTATCGGGGGCATCACCTGGCGCAGAGACAAATCTTGCGCGAGCCGATGAGGCCGCAAAGGTGCCGGCTCAATATGCGGTGAGCGATGCAAACGTTCAAAATGGTTCCATTCGTGACGCATCGCCGGTGGCATCAACCGCGCATAATTACTAAGCTCCAGATCGTCGGCTACGCCTCCCCCAAGTAGCCGAAGGCACGCATGGCCATATGCCCTCATGGTGAAGCCTTGGCGTGCCTTTTTTTATCGATTTGCCTGATTTGGTTTGAGGCGAGGATCGTCGGCAGCCGGCGACGCGCCGCTGGTCTTGCGCTCAGCCTTCCACGATGCGGTGCGCCGCCCAAGTGCCGGTTTCGATCGCCGATTCGAGATACGGCATCCCCATGTAGTCGCCCGCCAACCACACCGTGGCGTCGCGCGGCCGTGTGCGGCGGTATTCGGCAAGCGCCCGTGCGCGCCCGACCGGCGATTTCGGCATCCCCTCGCGCCAGCGAACTACCCGCGTGAACTGCTGCGCGGCAAACGCGCCGGGGAACAGCCGCTCGACGTCGTCGGCAACCGCGCTCACCACCTGTTCATCGGGCCACTCCATCATTCGCTCGGCGTTATCCGGGGCAACGAACAGGTTGAGCATTTCGCCGCCCTTAAGCACCCGCTCAGGGTCCTTGGCTGATTCGATCGTGACGGAAACAATTTGCCGGCGCTCGCCGCGCGGTATCATCATCGCCCACACATTGCCGAGCCCCGGATCGTTCGACCAGTTGCGCTTGGTCGCCAGACCGACCTTGATCACCGAACCATAGGGGGTCGCCATGAGCTCGCGTTCGATCCTGTCTCCAGCGCGGTAAATTCCGGCCGCCGCCGAAGCCGTAGTTGCCAGCACCACCGCGTCGGCGTGAACCGTCTCTCCTGACAGTCGCACCGTCACGCCGTTGGGCGAGGCTTCGACCGCCTGGACGGGAGCCTCGAGTTTGACGTCGACCCGCGCCGCCATCGCGCGCAGCAGCGAGTCGTTGCCCCGCGCGAGCGTCATGTCTTTGCTCCGGCCGTTGGCGGTTACCGCCAGCACTGCCAGCGCGCATGCGCGCGAGGTTTCCTCGATCCGCTGCATCACGCCGCCCGCGAGTACCGGCTCGAGCAGGAACTCCGCCCCGCGCCCCAGGCGCGGCGCGCTCCAACTCGCGGCATCCTGGTCGTCGTACTTTGCCCATGCCGAGTAGTTATCGAGCGCCGGCCATCGCAAGCTGGTGGTATGCCAGGTGAATCGGACGAGGTCCCGCACGCTTAGCAGTCCGCTCCTCACCGCATACACGGCAAACCGCATTCCAGCCGGCATCCGATGCGGCCGCCCATCTTTGAACACCGCTATCCACGGACTGGTCGTTCTCAGCTCGGCCTGGAGTCCCATCTCCTTGATGAGCCCCAAGGCGTTGCGATAGGTGGTCGTGAAAAATTGTGTCCAGCGCTCGTACAGGTAGCCGTCGTGGGTCTCTGAACTCGTGCGGCCGCCGACGCGATCGCTCGATTCGAATACTGTGACCTCGGCGCCCGCCTGGCGCAGGCGCAGCGCGGCGCTGAGTCCCGCGATACCCGCTCCCACCACCACTACGCGCCGATTAGCCATTTTGCCCATTGGCTTCCCTCGCGTTGGCGCGCGCCGCGGCCGCGGCTAACGCTCCAGCGTCACCTGCCGGTCGAGCAGCCTCGAGAGCAGGTCCGTCCTCCTCTCGCATGTCCACAATTCGAGGTCGGCCTTCTCGTTGTTGGAATCGACTGCGATGATGAGCCTACCGGGAGAGTAGCGAACTTCGATATTCTTGACCACACTGAAATGGCTTCGGTCCAGCGCGTCGGCGACGCGCAAGATGGCGGCGAGACCGCGGACCACACGCCGTTTCGAGGGCGCCAGGCCGTCCATTTCGGGCGAGTCCAGCTTCGGCGCCTGCTTGCGGTGGCCGCGCGCCGCCTGCGCGATCACCTCGACTTCGCCCGGATCGAAACCGAACAGCTCCGCGTTCTTGATTAGATAGTACGAGTGGCGATTGTGGCGGTCGTGATCGATCGCGTGGCCGATGTCGTGGAGCAACGCCGCGTATTCCAGCAACTCGCGCGAGCTCTTGGGCAGCGCGAGCACCGGCGCGGTCGCATCGAACAGCTTCAGCGCCAGCTTCGCGACCTGATGTCCGTGCTTGTTCACGCCGGCGAAGCGGGTCGCAAGCGCATTTACCGAGAGCCGGCGCGCGTGCTCGCCGCCGCCGCGAATGGTCGCGCTCGCCAGGCTCAGAAGCAGGCCCTCGCGCAGCGCCCACGTGCATGCGACCAGCACCGGCGCCGCCGAGCGCTTGAGCACAAAGTCCACCAGCGCGCCCGCGGCCGGCATCAGGTCAACCCGCTTCGCGTCGATGCCAGGCAGCTCCGAGCGCAGCGCCGAATTTGCCGAGACCAGCTGGCCCGCGAGCTTGCTTACCTCCGCGGCCGTCGCACTCGCGCCGTGCATCCGCTCCAGTTCGTCGCCGCGCGCGGCGCGCGCCATCGCGACCAGGGTGTTGATAGTGCCCGAGGTTCCGATTGCGCGCACCACGCCCGCCTTGCGCGCCGTCTTCAGCAGCGCGCCGATCTCGTCGTTGAGATGGCGTTCGAGCCGCTTGAGCTGCGCGCGGCTGGGCGGGTCGTCGGTAAGGTAGCGCTCGGCCAGACGCGCCGCGCCCAGCTTCACGCTCTTCATCCACAGCGGCCGGCCGTCGCGAACCAGCACCAGCTCGACGCTGCCGCCGCCGACGTCGATCAACAAATGCGGTCCGCCGTCGAGTCCGAGCGCGTGGCGCGCGGCCAGAAAGATCAGCCGCGCCTCCTCGGTGCCGGAAATGATCTGCACGTTGAGACCGGTCTCGCGCCGGATGCGCCGGATGAAGGAGGCGCGGTTTTTCGACTCGCGCACCGCGCTGGTCGCCACCGCGCGCACCTTGGCCACCTTGCGCAGGCGCAGGATGCGATTGAAGTTGACCAGCGCCCGCACCGCCAGATCCATCGCCTCGGGCATCAGATGTCCGGTCATGAATGCGCGCCGGCCCAGCCGCACCGTCTCCTTGACCCGATCGACCACCTCGACGTGGCCATCGCGGCCGACATCGGCGACGATCATGTGCACCGAATTGGATCCGACATCGATCGCGCCAAGCCGCATGATCAGAAGCTAACCCCTCATGCGCGCGATGTCACCCACGCACGGCAGGGGTGACCAGGGGTGACCCCTGCACCCAGTATTAAGGCCGCCCGCCGTTGGCGGGCGCGGCCCCTGCCAACGGCTTAATACTGCGCTGCCGTCGCCACGGCCAGGGGAATCACCGACCACGACTACATCCGGGTGTTCAACGATTACGGCGATTCCGTGGTGAGAGCCAAGCTGACCGAGTGCGTACGCCCCGACCAACTGGTCATCTACCACGCCTGGGAGCCGTATCAGTATCCGAACTGGATGCCCTACGACGGAATTCTGCCCGGGCCCGTCAAGGGCCTGCACTTCGCCGGCGGCTACCGCCACTATCAGTACATGCTGTGGAACTGGTCGCCCGCTCAGGAGGATCGCCACACCAGCATCGACATCGAAAAGGCCGCCTTCCAGGGTTGACGCCATAGTGATAAACGGCAGTAAGGTACTTTGATGCCCTTGGCGCTTACATCGGCTGCCTTCGACAACGGAAAGGAGATTCCCGCCGTCCATACCTGCGATGGCAAAGACGTCTCGCCCGCCATTGCGTGGTCGGGCGCGCCAAGCGCTGCGCGCAGCCTTGCGCTGATTATGGACGACCCTGACGCGCCCGATCCCGCCGCGCCGCAGATGGTGTGGGTCCACTGGGTGCTGTACAACCTCCCGCCCTCGGCCGCAGGGCTGCCGCAGGCCGTCAAGCCCGAGCACTTGCCGGCGGGGACCTGCGAGGGGCGCAATGATTGGGGAAGGACCGGATATGGCGGCCCCTGCCCTCCGATCGGACGCCATCGATACTTCTTCAAGCTCTACGCATTGGATAGCCTCATGCCGGATCTTAAGCGGCCCACCAAAGCGCAACTGGAAGCGGCGATGCAAGGACACATCGTCGAGCAGGCAACGCTGATGGGAACCTGCCAGCGCAGCCACCGCTAGCACGGCGCGGCGGCACATCAGGCAGGTCAAGGGGCCAGCCCCTTGACCCAAGACAGGATTTTTCCGTCCGCGCTCTTTGGGGTTATCATCCCCGCGTGTGGCTGCCGGGCGAAGAATCCCGCTTTTTTCCCCGTCCCGCCCGCAGTACCCACTCCCGGTGCGGACAAGAAACGGATAAGCTTTTTTTCCCATGGCGGGGAACCTTCTTTTTTACGGCGACAATCTGAGCGTCCTGCGCGAGAACCTCGCGAGCGAATCGATCGACCTCGTCTATCTCGATCCGCCGTTCAACTCAGAACGCGATTACAACGTGCTCTTCAAGGAGCACGGCACCGAGTCCGAAGCGCAAATTCGCGCCTTCGAGGACTACTGGCATTGGGACATCACGGCGGAGAAGACCTACGCCGAATTGACCAACACCGACGCCGAAAAACGCGGTGTCCCTGGGCGGCTGGTTACGCTGATGGAGTCGATGCGCCAGTTTTTGGGCCAGAGCGACATGATGGCGTACCTGGTGATGATGGCGATCCGGCTGGCGGAACTCAGGCGGGTGCTGAAGCCGACGGGATCGCTGTACCTGCATTGCGACCCAACCGCGAGCCACTATTTGAAGCTCATTTTGGACTCGGTGTTTGGCCCGACCATTTTCAAAAACGAAATTGTCTGGAAGCGGAGCAGCGCGCACAGCGACACGAAGCAAGGCCGCCGGCAGTACGGCCGGATTCACGATTTGCTGTTGTTCTACACGAAGAGCGGTGAATGGACGTGGAACCCACAGTACACGCCTTACGATCCCGAATACGTTGAGGGCTTCTACAAGTTTGTAGAGCCGGAGACTGGCCGACGATACCGACTGGGCGATCTAACCGGGCCAGGTGGAGCGGCAAAGGGTAACCCTCGCTATGAAGTTATGGGAGTAACTCGATACTGGCGCTACAGCAAAGAAAAAATGCAGGAGCTGATTCAACAGGGCCGTGTCATTCAAACAGGTCCCGGTGTGGTACCAGCCTACAAACGATACCTCGATGAGATGCCCGGCGTGCCGCTTCAAGATGTCTGGACTGACCTGAATCCAGTCGCTGCGCAAGCAGCTGAGCGGCTTGGCTATCCGACGCAAAAGCCCGTTGCGCTGCTCGAACGCATGATCAATGCTTCGTCAAACGAGGGCGACGTCGTCCTCGATCCCTTCTGCGGATGCGGCACCGCGCTGCACGCCGCGCAACGGCTGAATCGGCGCTGGATTGGGATCGACATCACGCACCTTGCGATTGGCCTCATCCGCAATCGTCTCGACACCGCCTTCCCCGGAATTGAGTACCAAGTTCACGGCGTGCCCGCTGACGCCGAGGGGGCGCGCGTACTGGCCGGAACTGATCCTTACGACTTTCAATGGTGGGCGCTGCCATTGATTGGCGCGCGTCCGATCGCCAACGGGGAACCGGACCAGAAAAAGGGAAAGAAGGGGATGGACCGCGGTGTGGACGGGGTGATCAGGTTCATCGACAATCCCGCCGCACAGCGCAGCAATCGGATTGTCGTATCGGTAAAGGCGGGGAAGAACCTCAGCCCGTGGATGGTTCGCGACTTGCGCGGCACCGTCGAGCGCGAAAACGCGCCCATCGGCGTGCTGCTCTCGATGTACGAGCCTAGCGCCGAGATGCGTTCGGAGGCCGCGAAGGCGGGCCTTTGGCATTCGGATTCATGGGGCCGTGACTACCCGAGGATTCAGTTGATCACGATCGAGGAAGCATTCAAGGGCAAGCGCGTCGATTATCCGGGGCGCGACGTGACGTTGCAGGCGGCGCCCACGGAGGAGAGGGTCTCCGAGACGCTGCCACTGGCCGGAATGAAGCCGCGAACGAGGAAGAAGCGGTAAAGTAGCCTTTTCGCCAATTTGTCAGGGAATTTTATCCGGAACTTGATCGTGAGTGCGCCGTTTTCAAAAAGACACGGATATACGCGCCAAAAGATTATCGCGCGTGAATCGGCTCCCAAGCAATTGCGATCAGACGTTCTCTTTGCCATCCACGTACTGTGCGGTTATTCCTACGAACGCGATCTATCGAAACTGTGCGACCGGCTTGAGCCTATTCTAAAGCGAAGCTCATCCAGCTTGATTTTTGGTAAATTTGATAAGGAGGTTATGGAGTGTCAGTGGTTCAGATTTTACGACTGCGTAGAGACCACTTCCCAGTTTCTTACGGACCGACAATCCGTTGAAGGCTTTGCGCAGCGGGCCAAACAATTTGAAGAACAAGTCAACAACGCTCTTGAGGAGAATGGGGTTGGCTGGAAATTGGTTGAGGGGCAACTCCAGATCCGCGGCGACGAAGGCTTCGAAAAATCATTTCAATCTGCACTCGATAATCTGGAAGCGCGGGGTTTGTCAGTTGCGCATTCTGAAATGCGCGAGGCGCTGAACGATCTGTCGCGTCGGCCGACAGCCGATGCGACAGGCGCAATACAGCACGCCATGGCGTCGTTGGAGTCCGCCGCCCGCGAGCGGGCCGGGAACCGAAGGGCTACGCTGGGAAAATTGATTCCAAAGCTCGGTCTGCGGGTGCCACTGAATATAGCTGTAGACAAACTCTGGGGCTATGCATCCGATTCCGCGCGGCATGGGAAGGAAGGGAAGACGCCGAGCAGGCGTGAGGCCACACTTGTAGTAGGAACGTGCGCCGCGGTGGCGGCGTTTCTCTCGGACGTGGACGAATGATCTGGCTCGCTCAGGAGCGGATTTAGGGATTCCTCGCGCGGCAGCCACGCGCGGGAAGGACAGCAAAAAAAGGCGGCCTCAAACATCCTGTGAAAGGTGCGCCGGTTGGCTCCTGCTACCGAACGAACGCATACTCTTGCGTATGTTTTCAAATC harbors:
- a CDS encoding AbiJ-NTD4 domain-containing protein, whose product is MSAPFSKRHGYTRQKIIARESAPKQLRSDVLFAIHVLCGYSYERDLSKLCDRLEPILKRSSSSLIFGKFDKEVMECQWFRFYDCVETTSQFLTDRQSVEGFAQRAKQFEEQVNNALEENGVGWKLVEGQLQIRGDEGFEKSFQSALDNLEARGLSVAHSEMREALNDLSRRPTADATGAIQHAMASLESAARERAGNRRATLGKLIPKLGLRVPLNIAVDKLWGYASDSARHGKEGKTPSRREATLVVGTCAAVAAFLSDVDE